The window TGATATTCTTGTGGTGGTTTCAAGAATATTTGGTGGTACAAAGCTTGGTGTAGGCGGCCTTATTAGTGCCTATCGAGAAACGGCAAAACTTACTATAGAAAACGCTACAATCAAGTGGAGAACCATTACTGCTCCTGTGCAAATCAATTTTGAATATCCACAAATGAGCCAGGTGATGCGGTACATAGACGAAAATAATTTCAAAATAGAACATCAAAAGTTAACCACAAGTTGTGAAATTACTATTGCGGTTCCAACCTCAAAGCAAGAAGAGGTTAGTGAACAGATCAATACCATGTATCCCATTACT is drawn from Nonlabens dokdonensis DSW-6 and contains these coding sequences:
- a CDS encoding IMPACT family protein — encoded protein: MKDSYKTIIKPTEEILYKDRGSKFYGHAYPLNDDQEVNDLIAPLRNKHPKAGHHCYAWKLGADDNNYRANDDGEPSHSAGDPILGQINSYALSDILVVVSRIFGGTKLGVGGLISAYRETAKLTIENATIKWRTITAPVQINFEYPQMSQVMRYIDENNFKIEHQKLTTSCEITIAVPTSKQEEVSEQINTMYPITAVIPD